One segment of Rickettsiales bacterium Ac37b DNA contains the following:
- the lipA gene encoding Lipoyl synthase — translation MGKNKNNIYDFNKTKLEWPGWIRVKAPVSQGYQNTKALVDGLKLNTVCEEAACPNIGECWSKKHATMMILGSVCTRACRFCNVETGIPDLLDPHEPQRVAEAVQRLGLAHVVITSVDRDDLPDGGASHFVECIDNIRLMSPSTTIEILTPDFLRKEGAIDTIVRAKPDVFNHNIETVPSLYTSIRPGSRYFNSLYLLNKVKELDPTIFTKSGLMVGLGEEQSEILQVMDDLRAAQVDFLTIGQYLQPTPKHAEIARYVTPGEFELYGRMAKVKGFLMVSSSPLTRSSYHAGEDFEKLKKARMEFLKVNKAN, via the coding sequence ATGGGCAAAAATAAAAATAATATATATGATTTTAATAAAACTAAATTAGAATGGCCTGGATGGATTAGAGTTAAAGCTCCTGTATCACAAGGATATCAAAATACCAAGGCATTAGTAGATGGTTTAAAGTTAAATACAGTATGTGAAGAAGCTGCATGTCCGAATATAGGGGAGTGTTGGTCAAAGAAACATGCTACTATGATGATTTTAGGGTCTGTATGTACAAGAGCTTGTCGTTTTTGTAATGTTGAGACAGGCATTCCCGATTTATTAGATCCTCATGAACCACAAAGAGTAGCAGAAGCAGTACAAAGATTAGGCTTAGCTCACGTAGTTATTACTTCTGTAGATAGGGATGATTTGCCTGATGGAGGGGCTTCACATTTTGTAGAATGTATAGATAATATTAGATTAATGTCTCCAAGTACCACAATAGAGATATTAACTCCCGATTTTTTACGAAAAGAGGGAGCGATTGATACAATAGTACGCGCTAAGCCAGATGTATTTAATCATAATATTGAAACTGTTCCATCTTTGTATACTTCTATACGTCCAGGGTCACGTTATTTTAATTCTTTATATTTATTAAATAAGGTAAAGGAACTTGATCCAACTATTTTTACTAAATCAGGATTAATGGTAGGACTCGGTGAAGAACAATCAGAGATCTTACAGGTAATGGATGATTTAAGGGCTGCTCAAGTTGATTTTCTGACTATAGGGCAATATCTACAACCAACTCCTAAGCATGCAGAAATAGCCCGTTATGTTACTCCAGGAGAATTCGAATTATACGGTCGTATGGCTAAGGTTAAGGGTTTTCTAATGGTTTCTTCTTCTCCTTTAACACGTTCTTCATATCATGCAGGTGAAGATTTTGAAAAGTTGAAAAAAGCACGTATGGAATTCTTAAAAGTTAATAAAGCAAATTAA
- the dnaX_1 gene encoding DNA polymerase III subunit tau, whose protein sequence is MSLHLLKTNSFTNSNTTFPLISKFFKKSHSHHSWLIYGNQGIGKASSIYKLINELLSNTANTVYGEKDYYHPDLLVIDKLPEKKEISVDSIRKINNFLSLTPLQSQFRIVLIDNCNYLNTNAANALLKILEEPPKNSLIFLISHAIGQLPFTITSRCIKLHIHNPTYTSSIQILLSLLEDINENYAKKLITLSCTSIGLAIELHNNNALDDYQEFIGLLNNIRDISIKQIWKWLDNVEDWKYISMFCHHFTAKLLKTASNLENLYYINDEERKLIYSLCSKCDISILIELYESIQYLLKECTIANLEHKQVILAIFNKFRNITLLNDQPI, encoded by the coding sequence ATGTCCCTACATTTACTGAAAACAAATTCATTCACCAACTCCAATACTACATTTCCTTTGATTTCCAAATTTTTTAAAAAATCACATTCACACCATTCATGGCTTATTTATGGAAATCAAGGGATAGGTAAAGCTTCTTCAATATATAAACTTATTAACGAATTATTAAGTAACACTGCTAATACCGTTTATGGTGAGAAGGATTATTACCACCCTGACTTATTAGTCATTGATAAACTACCAGAGAAAAAAGAAATTTCTGTTGATTCCATACGTAAAATAAACAATTTTTTATCTTTAACTCCTTTACAATCTCAATTTCGTATAGTGTTGATTGATAATTGTAATTACTTAAATACTAACGCAGCGAATGCATTACTAAAAATTCTTGAAGAACCTCCTAAAAATTCCTTAATTTTCCTTATTAGCCATGCAATAGGGCAACTTCCTTTTACAATAACATCTCGTTGTATAAAGTTACATATACACAACCCAACTTATACTAGTTCTATACAGATATTATTGTCTTTATTAGAAGATATCAACGAAAATTATGCTAAAAAATTGATAACTCTGAGTTGTACGTCTATTGGCTTAGCTATAGAATTGCACAATAACAATGCCCTAGATGATTATCAAGAATTTATTGGATTACTAAATAACATACGCGATATTTCTATTAAACAAATATGGAAATGGCTTGATAATGTTGAAGATTGGAAATATATTTCTATGTTTTGCCATCATTTTACTGCTAAACTACTTAAAACTGCTTCCAATCTTGAAAACTTATATTATATTAATGACGAAGAACGTAAGCTTATTTATTCTTTATGTTCCAAATGTGATATCTCAATATTAATAGAATTATATGAATCTATACAGTATTTACTGAAGGAGTGTACTATAGCTAATTTGGAGCATAAACAAGTGATCTTAGCAATTTTCAATAAATTTAGAAATATAACTTTATTGAATGACCAACCTATTTGA
- a CDS encoding phasin family protein, producing MAHNNTNNQHNPFSEAFKNFSEWSNFNPNKVSPIDMNSFASIQKRNTETLSQVNKLFTENAHSLMRRNAEITQENAAELFHLIKDVVVSPNHEHTLSKQADFVRAAFESTINNAKELTEMATKSTMELFDLLGQTVSENFKECIVAPAQKKKAAV from the coding sequence ATGGCTCATAACAATACTAATAACCAGCATAATCCTTTTTCAGAAGCGTTTAAAAATTTTAGTGAATGGTCTAACTTTAATCCTAATAAAGTAAGTCCTATAGACATGAATAGTTTTGCTTCTATACAAAAGCGTAACACTGAAACTCTTTCCCAGGTAAATAAATTATTCACAGAAAATGCACATTCACTTATGCGTCGTAATGCAGAGATTACGCAGGAAAATGCAGCAGAATTATTTCATTTAATAAAGGATGTAGTAGTTTCTCCTAATCATGAGCATACATTATCAAAGCAAGCTGATTTTGTGAGAGCAGCATTTGAGTCTACGATCAATAACGCTAAAGAGCTTACTGAAATGGCTACAAAATCAACAATGGAATTATTTGACTTACTAGGTCAAACTGTTTCAGAAAACTTTAAAGAATGTATCGTTGCTCCTGCTCAGAAAAAGAAAGCTGCAGTTTAA
- the folC gene encoding Bifunctional protein folC, which produces MVRMPHWPVPLWYKPIDLGLERVTKLLAALGNPEKHIPPVIHVTGTNGKGSTVAFMKAILESAGYKVHCYTSPHLVKFNERIKLAGNEIDDNFLWEVLEETRIAAESINAKVTFFEGTTVAALLAFSRVPADVTLVEVGLGGRLDATNVFDQPLATVITTISLDHTDLLGDSLQKIAYEKAGIMKENIPCILSQQLPEVEEFYVKLSVMRSVPLIAYEYDFIIENKENNFYYVSKEHNIKLPILSLPGEHQFINASNAIATLLSLKSLLINEEHIVSGLTTAYWPGRLQLLTAGKLTKMLPVGWEIWLDGAHNDSGANALSLWLETKQDKEVFLLIGMTKGRNVENFLKYFIGKVKLVCGVLIENEQSSYNADYIANIAKKMDFDSYQSLSIESVLDFIKEKSRIPGYIVVCGSLYLVGEILDKNFIK; this is translated from the coding sequence ATGGTAAGAATGCCGCATTGGCCAGTGCCTTTATGGTATAAGCCTATAGATTTGGGTCTTGAAAGAGTTACAAAGTTGTTAGCTGCTCTTGGTAATCCAGAAAAACATATACCTCCTGTAATACACGTCACAGGAACTAATGGAAAGGGATCTACGGTTGCTTTTATGAAAGCGATCTTAGAATCAGCTGGCTATAAAGTACATTGTTATACTTCACCACATCTAGTAAAGTTTAATGAACGTATAAAATTAGCTGGAAATGAAATAGATGATAATTTTTTGTGGGAAGTGCTTGAAGAGACCAGAATTGCTGCTGAATCCATAAATGCCAAAGTAACGTTCTTTGAAGGGACCACAGTAGCCGCGCTTCTAGCCTTTTCACGTGTACCCGCAGATGTTACCTTAGTAGAGGTGGGTCTTGGTGGAAGATTAGATGCAACTAACGTGTTTGATCAACCTTTAGCTACGGTAATTACCACTATTTCTTTAGATCACACTGATTTACTCGGAGATAGTTTGCAAAAGATAGCCTACGAAAAGGCAGGTATTATGAAAGAAAATATACCATGTATATTAAGTCAACAGTTACCTGAAGTTGAAGAATTTTATGTCAAGCTTTCGGTGATGCGCTCTGTTCCATTGATAGCTTATGAATATGATTTTATCATTGAGAATAAAGAAAATAATTTTTATTACGTTTCTAAAGAGCATAATATAAAATTGCCTATATTAAGTTTACCGGGAGAGCATCAATTTATTAATGCATCTAACGCTATAGCAACATTATTATCATTAAAATCATTGTTAATTAATGAGGAACATATTGTTTCTGGCTTAACTACTGCTTATTGGCCAGGTAGATTACAATTACTAACGGCAGGTAAGTTGACTAAAATGCTACCTGTGGGATGGGAAATATGGTTAGATGGTGCTCATAATGATTCAGGCGCTAATGCTCTATCCTTATGGCTTGAGACAAAACAGGATAAGGAAGTATTTTTACTAATAGGAATGACTAAAGGAAGAAATGTTGAAAATTTTTTGAAATATTTTATAGGAAAGGTGAAATTAGTTTGTGGCGTATTAATTGAAAATGAACAATCATCATATAATGCAGATTATATAGCTAATATAGCTAAAAAAATGGATTTCGATTCTTATCAAAGTTTATCTATTGAATCAGTATTAGACTTTATTAAAGAAAAGAGTAGAATCCCAGGATATATTGTGGTATGTGGATCTCTTTATTTAGTGGGAGAAATTTTAGATAAAAATTTCATTAAATAA